The following coding sequences are from one Acomys russatus chromosome 16, mAcoRus1.1, whole genome shotgun sequence window:
- the LOC127199805 gene encoding diazepam-binding inhibitor-like 5 gives MASGAPMSQVEFEMACASLKQLKGPVSDQEKLLVYSFYKQATQGDCNIPAPPATDVKAKAKWEAWNANKGTSKMDAMRIYIAKVEELKKNEAG, from the coding sequence ATGGCCTCTGGTGCACCAATGAGCCAAGTGGAGTTTGAAATGGCCTGTGCTTCACTCAAGCAGCTGAAGGGTCCCGTGAGCGATCAGGAGAAACTGCTGGTGTACAGCTTCTACAAACAGGCCACCCAGGGCGACTGTAACATCCCCGCCCCTCCAGCCACGGACGTGAAAGCAAAGGCCAAATGGGAGGCGTGGAACGCGAACAAAGGGACGTCCAAGATGGATGCCATGAGGATCTACATCGCCAAAGTCGAAGAGCTGAAGAAAAACGAGGCTGGCTGA